One Oncorhynchus kisutch isolate 150728-3 linkage group LG11, Okis_V2, whole genome shotgun sequence genomic region harbors:
- the ssr1 gene encoding translocon-associated protein subunit alpha isoform X3, translating to MVQFLPKVLLLVLLAFPATIIMKGPLVAAQDATEDEEAADEDAVDDVDVNTEDEDDEAEVEDDENTELTEEKEEEEAVGGEVNASPNADTTILFVKGDDFPANDIVKFLMGFTNKGSDNFVVESLDASFRYPQDFQFYIQNFTALQLGIVVPAGRQATFEYSFIPAEPMGGRPFGLVINLNYKDSNGNTFQDAVFNQTVTITEREDGLDGETIFMYVFLSGLGLLVVVGLHQLLESRKRRRPAAKVEMGTSSHNDVDMSWIPQETLNQINKASPKRSPRKRTQKRTAGSDE from the exons ATGGTACAATTTCTACCTAAAGTGCTTTTGCTGGTATTACTAGCTTTCCCGGCAACGATTATCATGAAAG GGCCATTGGTGGCAGCCCAGGATGCTACTGAGGATGAGGAGGCAGCTGATGAAGATGCTGTGGATGATGTTGATGTGAACACagaggatgaggatgatgaggCCGAAGTTGAAGATGATGAAAACACAGAATTG ACGGAagaaaaagaagaggaggaagccGTAGGAGGAGAAGTGAATGCCTCCCCCAATGCTGACACCACCATCCTCTTTGTCAAGGGAGACG ACTTCCCAGCCAACGACATTGTGAAGTTCCTGATGGGCTTCACCAACAAGGGAAGTGACAACTTTGTGGTGGAGTCCCTGGACGCATCCTTTCGCTACCCACAGGACTTCCAGTTCTACATCCAGAACTTCACAGCCCTGCAGCTGGGCATAGTGGTGCCAGCTGGGCGCCAGGCCACCTTCGAGTACTCCTTCATCCCAGCTGAGCCCATGGGCGGGCGCCCCTTCGGCCTGGTCATCAACCTCAACTACAAAGACAGCAAC ggtAACACATTCCAGGATGCTGTGTTCAACCAGACAGTGACCATCACCgagagagaggatggactggATGGAGAGAC GATCTTCATGTATGTGTTCCTGTCTGGTCTGGGCCTGCTAGTGGTGGTAGGCCTTCATCAGCTGCTGGAGTCCAGAAAG AGGAGGAGGCCAGCTGCTAAGGTGGAGATGGGCACGTCCAGCCACAACGACGTGGACATGAGCTGGATTCCCCAGGAGACCCTTAATCAGATCA ACAAGGCCTCCCCCAAACGGTCTCCCCGCAAGAGGACACAAAAGCGCACGGCTGGTTCGGACGAGTGA
- the ssr1 gene encoding translocon-associated protein subunit alpha isoform X1, with protein sequence MVQFLPKVLLLVLLAFPATIIMKGPLVAAQDATEDEEAADEDAVDDVDVNTEDEDDEAEVEDDENTELTEEKEEEEAVGGEVNASPNADTTILFVKGDDFPANDIVKFLMGFTNKGSDNFVVESLDASFRYPQDFQFYIQNFTALQLGIVVPAGRQATFEYSFIPAEPMGGRPFGLVINLNYKDSNGNTFQDAVFNQTVTITEREDGLDGETIFMYVFLSGLGLLVVVGLHQLLESRKRRRPAAKVEMGTSSHNDVDMSWIPQETLNQIMQSRRDKASPKRSPRKRTQKRTAGSDE encoded by the exons ATGGTACAATTTCTACCTAAAGTGCTTTTGCTGGTATTACTAGCTTTCCCGGCAACGATTATCATGAAAG GGCCATTGGTGGCAGCCCAGGATGCTACTGAGGATGAGGAGGCAGCTGATGAAGATGCTGTGGATGATGTTGATGTGAACACagaggatgaggatgatgaggCCGAAGTTGAAGATGATGAAAACACAGAATTG ACGGAagaaaaagaagaggaggaagccGTAGGAGGAGAAGTGAATGCCTCCCCCAATGCTGACACCACCATCCTCTTTGTCAAGGGAGACG ACTTCCCAGCCAACGACATTGTGAAGTTCCTGATGGGCTTCACCAACAAGGGAAGTGACAACTTTGTGGTGGAGTCCCTGGACGCATCCTTTCGCTACCCACAGGACTTCCAGTTCTACATCCAGAACTTCACAGCCCTGCAGCTGGGCATAGTGGTGCCAGCTGGGCGCCAGGCCACCTTCGAGTACTCCTTCATCCCAGCTGAGCCCATGGGCGGGCGCCCCTTCGGCCTGGTCATCAACCTCAACTACAAAGACAGCAAC ggtAACACATTCCAGGATGCTGTGTTCAACCAGACAGTGACCATCACCgagagagaggatggactggATGGAGAGAC GATCTTCATGTATGTGTTCCTGTCTGGTCTGGGCCTGCTAGTGGTGGTAGGCCTTCATCAGCTGCTGGAGTCCAGAAAG AGGAGGAGGCCAGCTGCTAAGGTGGAGATGGGCACGTCCAGCCACAACGACGTGGACATGAGCTGGATTCCCCAGGAGACCCTTAATCAGATCA TGCAGAGTCGGCGAG ACAAGGCCTCCCCCAAACGGTCTCCCCGCAAGAGGACACAAAAGCGCACGGCTGGTTCGGACGAGTGA
- the ssr1 gene encoding translocon-associated protein subunit alpha isoform X2, with translation MVQFLPKVLLLVLLAFPATIIMKGPLVAAQDATEDEEAADEDAVDDVDVNTEDEDDEAEVEDDENTELTEEKEEEEAVGGEVNASPNADTTILFVKGDDFPANDIVKFLMGFTNKGSDNFVVESLDASFRYPQDFQFYIQNFTALQLGIVVPAGRQATFEYSFIPAEPMGGRPFGLVINLNYKDSNGNTFQDAVFNQTVTITEREDGLDGETIFMYVFLSGLGLLVVVGLHQLLESRKRRRPAAKVEMGTSSHNDVDMSWIPQETLNQIMQSRRGEASISLRSEQL, from the exons ATGGTACAATTTCTACCTAAAGTGCTTTTGCTGGTATTACTAGCTTTCCCGGCAACGATTATCATGAAAG GGCCATTGGTGGCAGCCCAGGATGCTACTGAGGATGAGGAGGCAGCTGATGAAGATGCTGTGGATGATGTTGATGTGAACACagaggatgaggatgatgaggCCGAAGTTGAAGATGATGAAAACACAGAATTG ACGGAagaaaaagaagaggaggaagccGTAGGAGGAGAAGTGAATGCCTCCCCCAATGCTGACACCACCATCCTCTTTGTCAAGGGAGACG ACTTCCCAGCCAACGACATTGTGAAGTTCCTGATGGGCTTCACCAACAAGGGAAGTGACAACTTTGTGGTGGAGTCCCTGGACGCATCCTTTCGCTACCCACAGGACTTCCAGTTCTACATCCAGAACTTCACAGCCCTGCAGCTGGGCATAGTGGTGCCAGCTGGGCGCCAGGCCACCTTCGAGTACTCCTTCATCCCAGCTGAGCCCATGGGCGGGCGCCCCTTCGGCCTGGTCATCAACCTCAACTACAAAGACAGCAAC ggtAACACATTCCAGGATGCTGTGTTCAACCAGACAGTGACCATCACCgagagagaggatggactggATGGAGAGAC GATCTTCATGTATGTGTTCCTGTCTGGTCTGGGCCTGCTAGTGGTGGTAGGCCTTCATCAGCTGCTGGAGTCCAGAAAG AGGAGGAGGCCAGCTGCTAAGGTGGAGATGGGCACGTCCAGCCACAACGACGTGGACATGAGCTGGATTCCCCAGGAGACCCTTAATCAGATCA TGCAGAGTCGGCGAGGTGAGGCTTCCATTTCTCTCAGGAGCGAGCAGTTGTAG